The following coding sequences are from one Pseudomonas mendocina window:
- the fdx gene encoding ISC system 2Fe-2S type ferredoxin, whose protein sequence is MPQVIFLPHERFCPEGLVVEAEPGISILELAHEHHIEMESACGGVCACTTCHCIVREGFDSLNEADELEEDYLDKAWGLEAQSRLACQAIVGEEDITVEIPKYSLNHAAEAPH, encoded by the coding sequence ATGCCGCAGGTGATTTTTCTGCCCCACGAGAGATTTTGCCCGGAAGGCCTGGTAGTCGAGGCAGAGCCGGGTATCTCGATTCTTGAGTTGGCGCACGAGCACCATATCGAGATGGAAAGTGCCTGCGGTGGTGTGTGTGCCTGCACCACGTGCCACTGCATCGTCCGTGAAGGTTTCGATTCGTTGAACGAGGCGGATGAGTTGGAAGAGGACTACCTGGACAAGGCGTGGGGCCTCGAAGCTCAATCGCGCCTGGCTTGTCAGGCCATCGTTGGTGAAGAAGACATCACCGTCGAGATTCCGAAATATTCGCTTAACCATGCAGCTGAAGCGCCGCACTGA